The genomic DNA ATTAAAGCTTGTTTACACAAGCTTTACACCATAGTTGAAGAGAATAAGTGGGGAATGGGGCAAGaaatatgagaggaaaagagaagcttTATCAAATTTAGCAGCTGTTAGTATTTAGGGGGCATATAAGATCACAACCGTTACCATTTActtcttatttttcccctttgtatTCTCAATGTGTTTGTATATTTAAATCAGGAGTTGGCAGCTGTTTCTGTAGAGCTCCCAGATATTCTGAAATCGCTCCAGTTGttcaaactgaaagaaaatgaggtgTTATTTCTAAAAGATGTAAAGAAAACCTTGGCAAAACCTTACGTCATGAAACAGCAGGTAAACATTTTGTGTCATCTTGCATGTGTTAATTACAGAAGCATTATATTTGGCCTCATAAAGAGTTTAGTCATACCACACCTCGTCTTGCGTGTGGTTTTGGGCCATCTTAGCCACGGTAGTATTAATGTTATGTTTCAGTGGTTTCTTTAAAGTGAATGttagaaaaatctcaaaataaacTTGGTGCTTTAAAGTGCTGCAttattaatggaaaatattcaacaaatatttaattatggTGTTGATCTCATGCTTCTGCTAGACTATAGTCCTTTTCAATGCCAATTTGGGAAGAAGACAAAACTTGTCAAGTTACCTAGCTCTGCTCAAATTTACCTATAGCTTTCATCCTCTGCAGACTTTTCTTCTTGAAGCAGAGGTGCCAAAAATCATGAGAATGTCAGATGTTCATAAAACTCAGTGGGctcttttcttattaaaaaattatttatggttatgttaatttccattatttttatttccaatatTGTTACattatgttgttgttgttaattatATTATTTCCAATTATAAGAGTTGTTAAAGCAAACTTCTTAAAGCCAGATTGACTAATCATGCATGTGAAATCTAATTATGTGGCATATAAGGTAATAAATACCTTGAAGAAATGAGTAACCTATAAACTGAAATACCATTCAGCATAAACCTACTTTGAAATACTGTCTTCCTCTACAGgtttttaatgtacattttttAGTAGATTCTTGAGTACATATTGTCGGGGTTCTATTACACAACCTTTTTCGTTTGTTTTGCTGCAATGATTTATTCAGAATGGAGAAGTTAAGAAAATGAGTGATTCTAACTATCACTCTACACAGACTGTTCCATTCATTttcttatctttaaaatatttgcaaattgtTTACTGTTCATAAAAATGCATTGAAGGAATCCCTTGTTACTCCTGACAGTTGAAATCATTCCAAGGTTGTTacgtttgttttcttgttgctcTCTTTTTCAAGAATCAACTTCCTGAAGTGTTCTGTGTGATGAGACTGTCTCCTTCATTCCCAAGGCTCAAAGTTGATTATATATTTACCTTGCTGAGCAAGTATACCACAGGCATAAGGTATGCAGTGGAAATAAACTCATCACAAAAACATCAAATAGAGACATCTCATGGAGAAGATGATGACACCAATCAGTCAGTTTCTTCAATTGAGGATGATTTTGTCACTGCTTTTGAACACTTAGATGAAGATGAGCCCTCGAAGATACAAAGTGCTGGTAAGTTCTTGCATACCGTTGACTTGTAGAAATTGTTATTTGAAATGTATGCCGTGAGTATTTAATGAGAAAGTAAATGTtaataaatagtatttttttttacattcatcATGTTTTGTAAAAGTATattatgcaaatgaaaactttttttttcttctttttgcagcAGTTTATCACCACATAAACCAAAGATTCTAATCTCAGTGTCAGATGCAGATCAAATAGAATCTTGTTTCACTTTGTGTGttaaaaaatacttgaatttGTCAGTGATAAGATTAGTGTAAcacgtttaaaaaaaataagataatgcTTCAATCATGAAAGATCAGATAGCATTTTGCTGCAATAAGCCCAAGCAATTGCCATCAAAATCTGTCCCCGGTTTTCTGTAGTTCTGCAAAAATTCTTGGTTTTGAAGcaatcttttttcttatttttgttattacttTTTCGCAGGTGCATGTAGCTTTACTTCTCGAAACCATCGAGATGCTGCTTCACAGACCATCCCTGCTCAATGTTTAGAGGCTGTTGACTCAAAGATCCTTGTGGGTTCTGCACGTCGAAAGCCATCTGCCAGATCTTCTACTTTGATTGATATTTTGAGACTTAAGGAACTGTCCTCAGTAAAAAATTCAGTTACAACCTCAGTTTCTGATCCTTGGATACAAAGGAGTTTCTATAAGCCATATAATTCTTCTGATCAAGGTGTTAATTCTCTATGTAAACcattgttttcctcctctcctgctgaATCTTCTGAGTCAGATTGCTCCAGCCCAAGCCCCATCATCTTCTTAGATGAAGAAGGATATCAAAAAAGCTTGAAGGCAAAACTTCAGCTGCCAAAAATTCCAGTAGTGAAAGATGGTATAGAGGATTCAGACTCAGAAGTAAGTGAATTTTTTGATAGTTTTGATCAATTTGATGAGCTGGAACAAGCCTTGGAAAACTCTTGTAAAGTTATTAGGGATCCCAGCCTAGGGAATCCCTGCCAGAAAAGGCGGACTGCACATGAacaattttcttctgcaagCATTACAATGAATCCTCAGAAATTCAAGTTTGATCGTCCCACTCTCTCATCCAATGTAAAGAAACCAACCCCTCGTAAACCAGAATCACCATATAGCAGCGTTTTTGATGTCCCAGATTCCCCTCGCCCAGTTAAAACATCAGGGGAAGAGAACGGAGGCTTGTTCAGCCCTATTAGGTCGTCAGCTTTCAGTCCACTAGGAAGCTGTGGTTCTTCTGAATGTTTGTGTCGAATTAGTCTTGGTGGCGATGGGACAGATCAAAATCACCATGATGCAGCTTATAATAGTTATTCAGCATATGCTGATAgtgtttcctttgaaatactgggttctgtttttcattctgAGTCCTCATCAGAACAAGTATGTCCAGGAAGTGATTCAAAACACAAAGAGATtactttgaaagagaaaaaggatcAAGCTGCAGATCTCAGAGTGAAAACTGGTAAGGAGCCAGATAAACACACGAAATCTAAACATAAGCCATTAATGATTAGAGATAGCATTCAAAAATTTGCAACTGAATTAGTTGAAAAAAGTTTTGGCAGTGCATTTAAAGACCTGCAAAAAGGTGTTTCTTCATGCACCAATGCACTTTGTCATTTGGCTGCCAGGTTGACTTCTTCGATCTTTCAGATGGCTTTTTATGAGATTGGAAGACGTAGAGCAATCTCCTTGAAGGAGCGTGCCATTAATGGGATAGCGAACTTTTTGGTGAGCGAAGCTATAACTGGTGCTTTGAAAGAACTGCGGCatgtaaagaaacaaatatttaccAACACTGTTGCTCAGTTTGCGGCAGACCTTGCTGAAGAACTTGTATTTGAAGGAATCATGGAAGTATGCCAGTTTTCGTATCCATCGACACCTACAGCTGCACAACCTTCACCATTTGATTATGAAGACAAAGTGGTAAGATCCTATGCCAGAGATTTGTCTGAATCTGTCATTCAGGAGGCTTTTATTGAACTCTCTCAGGTTGATGTGGCCTTCACAACACAAGCAGCCATTAGTGTTTCCATGGACAACATTAAATATGTAAGTGCAGAAGGTACGTTAGAGTCCACACGGACTTCCACGGTTTTTCCTAATTTTAGTGATAGGGTAGCACTGAAGCCAATCCAAGATTCTCAGATGGAATATACAGTACAGCAAGCTCTATTTTGCACCTCTGGGGTTGTAAGTTCAATACCTGTGCCTTTAGCTGGAAGAGGTCTTTGTCAACATCAAGTTTCCTCTGATGCTTATAAAGCGAAAGTATCCACTGCTCTGACTTCTGATGGCAATATGAAAATATACAAGGACTCCACTCATCTGGTTTTTACAAGCAGAAAGCAAGAGGAGGAAGTtgcttctttcagaaatatataCCTAGCTTCAGATCACAGTCAAAGTACTGAAAATACTCCATCACTCTTACATAACCAAAATGataccaaacaaacaaataacgGATCTGGAATGAACAATAATTCAGAGTTAACAAGTGATTCAAAAGGTGTTAATACTTTCTCTGGAACTATGGTAGATATGATAGTAAATGAAGCTTATGAAGCCATAACCTCATCTAGAGTAACAAAAGCAGTAGAAGAGTATACAGATTTTTTAACCAGGAAAATAATAGATAAAAAACCTTTTGTGCAATGTGTTGATGAAGATTTCCCCAAGGATGTGTTTGCAGATCACTTGGCCAAGTATGTCATAAAACAATCTGTTGATAGAAGTAAAACTGCGTTATGCAACACTAGTGAGAATGTAGCATGTAATGTGAGCTCACAGACTTATGGAGATATTGGTAGAAAAGAACAATGTGTGATGAAGAGGCAAGAggctgagaaaaaaagtaatgtttctATAGTTGTAGAACAACAGCATATGCCTTTGAATAATCCATGTAAATTTCTTCTTACTCCAACTCATTCTTTTCAGCGCTCTTCAGAATGTAAAGATTGTtggcagaaacaaaaaggacacaggttttcttcaaaatcacCACCACCTTGTTCTGCTGTGACACTTGCTAGGCACGTTCTAGAGGACTTTACTGACACAGGAAGCTGCTCAACATCGTGCTTAAACAAGCCCTCAAAAAACCATGATCCTCAGAAACCATCATTAGGACCTTTGACTTACAGGCAGTCGGATTGTTTTCTGCATGCAAATAGCTTTTCTTCAGTGATGTTTGGCAGTGAAGATGTTTTGCAGGTTGAAGATAAATCAAGTCTCAAAGATGGAAATACCTCTGCAATGCCTGATACACCCCCACCAACTCCTTTAGTAGCATGTCAAGGTAGTTCTGAAAGAAACCTAAGAAAACTATCTAAGAAGCTCAAGGGAGAATTGGCAAAGGAATTTGCACCTGCAACACCACCTTCTACACCGTACAATCCATCCGTTACTGGTTTGTCTGAAACTGAACATGACTCTTTGGAAAATGAGGAGTTTATGCTGAAACTTATGCGATCGCTTTCTGAAGAAGTAGAAAGTAGTGAAGATGAAGATCATTCTGATATGCCCATTGGGAAAGAGGAGCATTCAGAAAAAACAGTTCAGTATGCAGATTGCTTAGCTAGCCGTATAATTTCAATAGCAACTGAAATGGCTGCTTCCCATTTAGATGGTAAAACACATGAAAGAGAAACTGATGGACAAGTTCAGTTAGGTGTGCAAAGCAAAGAGACGTGCAGTTTTTTATGGAATTTTGCAGGCGATATGGCAGGAAAAGTCATCAATGAGGCCAAGAAAATAGTGAAATCAAGGCATTGTAAACTGTTGAGCTTGAATCCGGTTAACTGTCAGGTGGATCGCCTTTATATGAGAAAAGGTGGTAAAGATTACGGTTCAAAAGGATGGTGTGGTCCAGTGCGGGAGCAGTGGCTGGGGGAGAGAGATTCCTCTGTACTTCCTTTACCGCAAGGTTCAAGCATGACAGGTTTGACTTCCAAATACCCAAGCTGTGAAAGTGTGACTGATGAATATGCAGATCATATTATTCGAGTTTTGAAAAGAGAAGGTGGTAACGCAGAACTGTTAATGGATCAGTATGCTAGCAGACTTGTGTACAGGTCTATCAAATCAGGCTTACAGCAAGCtgctagaaaaaacaaactgagatacaacagaaagacattttctggGCAAAATGCGCAGGTTAATGGTGAGCTGGAGATCAAAGCAGTCAATAAGGATGCAGTCCAGCAAGTGAAAAGCGGCACTCATTGCTGTGAAGACCAAACATCTAAAAGTAGTGTCAGCACGCAGAGAACAGACTACACGGAGTTGTTACATTTTTCAGAATCCCTTGCTCGCAGTATCACTTGTGATGTCAGGAAGAAGCTGAAAGTATCAGGAGCGTGTTTGCCTAAGTCTCTGACAGATTCCTGTCTATATAAAAAGACTGAATTTGATGAAGTCACAGAGGGTCTTATTAAAAGAAGATTTTCTaggacatttcttcctttctccccagATCATAAACTGTATCATAGTACAGgcagtttaaatgaaaatggcTACAGTGAAGGCATAATTCAAGCTATTGAACAGTATGCCAGGAAAGTAGCAGATGATACTCTAGAAATGAGCTTGGAGTCGGCTGTTCTCCATGTggctgagaacagaaaaaatgggGATAGGCTCTCATACACTGAGAAACTGTCTCCTTTTTCTGGAACTATTTGTAGATGCTGTAGTATGAAAGAACATCGGTACCATACAGAAAGTACATCTCATCATCTACCTGTGCAAGAATCCTCCATTCCAGTGAGGCACTTTCTTCATTCTGGATTAGGTGGTTCCTGTCAAAAATCAAGAGTGTTTCAGCTTGATATTCCTAAAATTCACGTTGATATAGAACAGAAGACAGTGTTTTCTGACAAGGGGGCTACCGCAGCTGTagagaaagcagaaggagaGCTGAATTACACAACTCTGACAGCCGACAGTGGTATTGGACAAGAAGGAGTCAGTTTTGCTGAAAGCCTTACTACTGAAATAATGACATCAGCTATGACTAATATTGGTCAGGCAGTTAACATAAGGtaatattaattttctcttattttttgcatttgataGCAGAAAAAGGATTGTTCATACAAATGTGTGTTCGGAaggactttttattttatttttttttttttaagaaatacgTGCTTTATGTtctgaatgctttctttttattcttctggtGCTATTTAAATGattcagaagtagaaaaaagAGAGCTCGAAACCAAGGTTTCTAGGTATACCAGCATGCATATGTTCCAGTAGGTGACTAGTACGTGGAACTTGAAATGCTGTTACTTTTGCGTACGGTAGAGGATACTTGACCTTACAGGTGTTGTTGATCTGTGAACTGTGACAGAATCCAGGTTTGTTACCTATCTGTATTGCCTCTTCTGTGCTAAAAACTAAAAgtagtttatttttgcttttgtcagtAGGATCAACATCTGGTACTGATCAAGCTAGCCATTGATTTATAGTACGAAGGCTTCATTTTGATTATGACTGTGTTGTGACAGTGTCCTTAttagtgggggaaaaaagccaaaacaaaacaccttcctctaagaaaaaaacaacttattaaaacacattttacctTATAGAATAGTAATACAGTAGATAAGGAACTGACTTTCAAATTCTCCTGCATTTAGGAAAGGCTAATATACTGTTTCCTTTAATAGGAAAATCTAAATAGGAAATACATGCCACCGTAACTTTGGGGCAGACAGCAACTGTTTCTTAAAACAGATTGTGCAGTGAGCAAAGTGACTTGGAATCTCCTCTTCTTCAGGTCCAAgagcaatattttaatatatatatatatagagagagagagagagagagagaaatacttattttcctacttttttgTGTGGGCATTCCTCACAGTAGCTAaaggtttcttttccttgtttctaGAGGGTCATCATGATGAATAatagaattgatttttttttatatgttcaGTGGCCACTGAACCACAATGGAACTGAACCAAATTTTTCAAGATTTGATATGAAACACATACATGCTAGCTTCTGCTCCGTAGATGTGAGCGggagtttttgttttccatgtgagAGTAACTTTTGCAGAAAACTATAAGATGTGCTTTAATTTTTATGGCCTTTCAATGAAAGCATTCAACTAAAAATTCTAGCAGTGCAAAAGTGCTAAAATACATATGTTGTGGCTCTCTACACAACAGGCTTGAGTCTTTACTCAGTgtgtgaccaaaaaaaagtagtaatatGGTGTTTTTTCTATACCTACAGtataaaaaaatgacactttttctgaatcacttcttaaaaatgttatttaaaatttctaGTTAGAATATGACAACAATAAAATGCAGGGTTCAAAGAGGtactatttattattatatCTGTGACAAAGAGACAATATTAGGGTTCAACATGACAAAATTTATAAATGTTTCTTGCATTGTCATTTAATGTATGGTATGTAATGCGTATGTTTCTAGAGAAACTGCCCTGTGTGGTGAAAAGAACTGTTGGTGGTGCTGGTataactgtaaataaaaatggtgaaaaatCACCTTTGCATTGCCCAAATGGGTTCAAGTTCAAGCActtaaactttttatttaaaggtaCATATTTGTCTGCAAAAAACCATGCCCACTGGAGCAAAGTGTTGTCACCGATATTGTTAAGGTTGACATTTTAAATAGTGAATTTTACAGCGGCTGCTTGCTATTGTGATAATAGGATGATGGTTTTTCTTGAACTTTCTACTGCTTCATCTGTATATAGATAATCACAGTTTGCCTCTGAAACTTAGCTCATAACTGCATGTTCTCCTAACTTTTTTATGAGCTCAGACTTCTTTAAAGTTATCAAACTGGATCTTTTGAAGTGTCTTCTAAAGATTACTTTTGATAACTGCTTGATTGTTTTTtggataaaacatttaaatttatttcctgagGGAAAAATTCTGTACAAGTCATGTGTTGTTATGCTTCTTGAAGCAAGAAGACAAGTTTTTGCctacagaaagagctttttaaaaaagggaatcCTAATATTTTAAACACGAGTGTGTACTTAAGCACTTTGCCCGCAGTAGCAGAACACCTAGCTGGTCGTACTGAAAGCAGGCAGGGGACAAGAGCCAAACCGTCCTATGGTGAACAAGTTCAAAAGTGGTAAGTCTTCGGCTTGAAAAGTGTACCTTGATATACAGTCTGTAAGGCTACAATGCTTTGTATGCTTTATAGCAAATACTCTTCCAAATGAGAGAGTTATTTGTGCTGTTCCCTTTACCTTCTAGTGAAAGAATTCCAATCCCTGACTTAAGACTGTTGAAATTTCAAATTGATTTGGttgctccattttttttgttgagaATAGGGAACAAATTCATGGAATTCATGGAATCTCCTTTTTCCCCTGCCTCTTGAAATTCAGTGTCTTTGAAATGGTGTTAAATTGCTATAAATGAAGTAACACAG from Caloenas nicobarica isolate bCalNic1 chromosome 1, bCalNic1.hap1, whole genome shotgun sequence includes the following:
- the AKAP11 gene encoding A-kinase anchor protein 11 isoform X2, giving the protein MDMYARTQGNRVKPRISVKKSFGEGVLHSMKSLLHSRKELCNVSAEECLNREEQDNLIEVTFIGFAEEMSTAPLQELAAVSVELPDILKSLQLFKLKENEVLFLKDVKKTLAKPYVMKQQNQLPEVFCVMRLSPSFPRLKVDYIFTLLSKYTTGIRYAVEINSSQKHQIETSHGEDDDTNQSVSSIEDDFVTAFEHLDEDEPSKIQSAGACSFTSRNHRDAASQTIPAQCLEAVDSKILVGSARRKPSARSSTLIDILRLKELSSVKNSVTTSVSDPWIQRSFYKPYNSSDQGVNSLCKPLFSSSPAESSESDCSSPSPIIFLDEEGYQKSLKAKLQLPKIPVVKDGIEDSDSEVSEFFDSFDQFDELEQALENSCKVIRDPSLGNPCQKRRTAHEQFSSASITMNPQKFKFDRPTLSSNVKKPTPRKPESPYSSVFDVPDSPRPVKTSGEENGGLFSPIRSSAFSPLGSCGSSECLCRISLGGDGTDQNHHDAAYNSYSAYADSVSFEILGSVFHSESSSEQVCPGSDSKHKEITLKEKKDQAADLRVKTGKEPDKHTKSKHKPLMIRDSIQKFATELVEKSFGSAFKDLQKGVSSCTNALCHLAARLTSSIFQMAFYEIGRRRAISLKERAINGIANFLVSEAITGALKELRHVKKQIFTNTVAQFAADLAEELVFEGIMEVCQFSYPSTPTAAQPSPFDYEDKVVRSYARDLSESVIQEAFIELSQVDVAFTTQAAISVSMDNIKYVSAEGTLESTRTSTVFPNFSDRVALKPIQDSQMEYTVQQALFCTSGVVSSIPVPLAGRGLCQHQVSSDAYKAKVSTALTSDGNMKIYKDSTHLVFTSRKQEEEVASFRNIYLASDHSQSTENTPSLLHNQNDTKQTNNGSGMNNNSELTSDSKGVNTFSGTMVDMIVNEAYEAITSSRVTKAVEEYTDFLTRKIIDKKPFVQCVDEDFPKDVFADHLAKYVIKQSVDRSKTALCNTSENVACNVSSQTYGDIGRKEQCVMKRQEAEKKSNVSIVVEQQHMPLNNPCKFLLTPTHSFQRSSECKDCWQKQKGHRFSSKSPPPCSAVTLARHVLEDFTDTGSCSTSCLNKPSKNHDPQKPSLGPLTYRQSDCFLHANSFSSVMFGSEDVLQVEDKSSLKDGNTSAMPDTPPPTPLVACQGSSERNLRKLSKKLKGELAKEFAPATPPSTPYNPSVTGLSETEHDSLENEEFMLKLMRSLSEEVESSEDEDHSDMPIGKEEHSEKTVQYADCLASRIISIATEMAASHLDGKTHERETDGQVQLGVQSKETCSFLWNFAGDMAGKVINEAKKIVKSRHCKLLSLNPVNCQVDRLYMRKGGKDYGSKGWCGPVREQWLGERDSSVLPLPQGSSMTGLTSKYPSCESVTDEYADHIIRVLKREGGNAELLMDQYASRLVYRSIKSGLQQAARKNKLRYNRKTFSGQNAQVNGELEIKAVNKDAVQQVKSGTHCCEDQTSKSSVSTQRTDYTELLHFSESLARSITCDVRKKLKVSGACLPKSLTDSCLYKKTEFDEVTEGLIKRRFSRTFLPFSPDHKLYHSTGSLNENGYSEGIIQAIEQYARKVADDTLEMSLESAVLHVAENRKNGDRLSYTEKLSPFSGTICRCCSMKEHRYHTESTSHHLPVQESSIPVRHFLHSGLGGSCQKSRVFQLDIPKIHVDIEQKTVFSDKGATAAVEKAEGELNYTTLTADSGIGQEGVSFAESLTTEIMTSAMTNIGQAVNISSVGREGFHSVESIVSQQLSHSIGDDSTGSWSNLSFEDEHPDESSSFLHLSDSNGNSSSWSSLGLEGDMYEENLSFPTSDSDGTEDKDEDSKDAVEGMEQIRKILAIVNIDLEPNLVDPQLRAALQWLAASETEVSELHFHDAATREFVSLSRRLRERDWKVGDLLQAVLKYCEMIEKVSDGEQALNMSLVGWLLENV
- the AKAP11 gene encoding A-kinase anchor protein 11 isoform X1, translating into MDMYARTQGNRVKPRISVKKSFGEGVLHSMKSLLHSRKELCNVSAEECLNREEQDNLIEVTFIGFAEEMSTAPLQELAAVSVELPDILKSLQLFKLKENEVLFLKDVKKTLAKPYVMKQQNQLPEVFCVMRLSPSFPRLKVDYIFTLLSKYTTGIRYAVEINSSQKHQIETSHGEDDDTNQSVSSIEDDFVTAFEHLDEDEPSKIQSAGACSFTSRNHRDAASQTIPAQCLEAVDSKILVGSARRKPSARSSTLIDILRLKELSSVKNSVTTSVSDPWIQRSFYKPYNSSDQGVNSLCKPLFSSSPAESSESDCSSPSPIIFLDEEGYQKSLKAKLQLPKIPVVKDGIEDSDSEVSEFFDSFDQFDELEQALENSCKVIRDPSLGNPCQKRRTAHEQFSSASITMNPQKFKFDRPTLSSNVKKPTPRKPESPYSSVFDVPDSPRPVKTSGEENGGLFSPIRSSAFSPLGSCGSSECLCRISLGGDGTDQNHHDAAYNSYSAYADSVSFEILGSVFHSESSSEQVCPGSDSKHKEITLKEKKDQAADLRVKTGKEPDKHTKSKHKPLMIRDSIQKFATELVEKSFGSAFKDLQKGVSSCTNALCHLAARLTSSIFQMAFYEIGRRRAISLKERAINGIANFLVSEAITGALKELRHVKKQIFTNTVAQFAADLAEELVFEGIMEVCQFSYPSTPTAAQPSPFDYEDKVVRSYARDLSESVIQEAFIELSQVDVAFTTQAAISVSMDNIKYVSAEGTLESTRTSTVFPNFSDRVALKPIQDSQMEYTVQQALFCTSGVVSSIPVPLAGRGLCQHQVSSDAYKAKVSTALTSDGNMKIYKDSTHLVFTSRKQEEEVASFRNIYLASDHSQSTENTPSLLHNQNDTKQTNNGSGMNNNSELTSDSKGVNTFSGTMVDMIVNEAYEAITSSRVTKAVEEYTDFLTRKIIDKKPFVQCVDEDFPKDVFADHLAKYVIKQSVDRSKTALCNTSENVACNVSSQTYGDIGRKEQCVMKRQEAEKKSNVSIVVEQQHMPLNNPCKFLLTPTHSFQRSSECKDCWQKQKGHRFSSKSPPPCSAVTLARHVLEDFTDTGSCSTSCLNKPSKNHDPQKPSLGPLTYRQSDCFLHANSFSSVMFGSEDVLQVEDKSSLKDGNTSAMPDTPPPTPLVACQGSSERNLRKLSKKLKGELAKEFAPATPPSTPYNPSVTGLSETEHDSLENEEFMLKLMRSLSEEVESSEDEDHSDMPIGKEEHSEKTVQYADCLASRIISIATEMAASHLDGKTHERETDGQVQLGVQSKETCSFLWNFAGDMAGKVINEAKKIVKSRHCKLLSLNPVNCQVDRLYMRKGGKDYGSKGWCGPVREQWLGERDSSVLPLPQGSSMTGLTSKYPSCESVTDEYADHIIRVLKREGGNAELLMDQYASRLVYRSIKSGLQQAARKNKLRYNRKTFSGQNAQVNGELEIKAVNKDAVQQVKSGTHCCEDQTSKSSVSTQRTDYTELLHFSESLARSITCDVRKKLKVSGACLPKSLTDSCLYKKTEFDEVTEGLIKRRFSRTFLPFSPDHKLYHSTGSLNENGYSEGIIQAIEQYARKVADDTLEMSLESAVLHVAENRKNGDRLSYTEKLSPFSGTICRCCSMKEHRYHTESTSHHLPVQESSIPVRHFLHSGLGGSCQKSRVFQLDIPKIHVDIEQKTVFSDKGATAAVEKAEGELNYTTLTADSGIGQEGVSFAESLTTEIMTSAMTNIGQAVNISSVGREGFHSVESIVSQQLSHSIGDDSTGSWSNLSFEDEHPDESSSFLHLSDSSAVFSSSPGSNGNSSSWSSLGLEGDMYEENLSFPTSDSDGTEDKDEDSKDAVEGMEQIRKILAIVNIDLEPNLVDPQLRAALQWLAASETEVSELHFHDAATREFVSLSRRLRERDWKVGDLLQAVLKYCEMIEKVSDGEQALNMSLVGWLLENV
- the AKAP11 gene encoding A-kinase anchor protein 11 isoform X3 produces the protein MDMYARTQGNRVKPRISVKKSFGEGVLHSMKSLLHSRKELCNVSAEECLNREEQDNLIEVTFIGFAEEMSTAPLQELAAVSVELPDILKSLQLFKLKENEVLFLKDVKKTLAKPYVMKQQNQLPEVFCVMRLSPSFPRLKVDYIFTLLSKYTTGIRYAVEINSSQKHQIETSHGEDDDTNQSVSSIEDDFVTAFEHLDEDEPSKIQSAGACSFTSRNHRDAASQTIPAQCLEAVDSKILVGSARRKPSARSSTLIDILRLKELSSVKNSVTTSVSDPWIQRSFYKPYNSSDQGVNSLCKPLFSSSPAESSESDCSSPSPIIFLDEEGYQKSLKAKLQLPKIPVVKDGIEDSDSEVSEFFDSFDQFDELEQALENSCKVIRDPSLGNPCQKRRTAHEQFSSASITMNPQKFKFDRPTLSSNVKKPTPRKPESPYSSVFDVPDSPRPVKTSGEENGGLFSPIRSSAFSPLGSCGSSECLCRISLGGDGTDQNHHDAAYNSYSAYADSVSFEILGSVFHSESSSEQVCPGSDSKHKEITLKEKKDQAADLRVKTGKEPDKHTKSKHKPLMIRDSIQKFATELVEKSFGSAFKDLQKGVSSCTNALCHLAARLTSSIFQMAFYEIGRRRAISLKERAINGIANFLVSEAITGALKELRHVKKQIFTNTVAQFAADLAEELVFEGIMEVCQFSYPSTPTAAQPSPFDYEDKVVRSYARDLSESVIQEAFIELSQVDVAFTTQAAISVSMDNIKYVSAEGTLESTRTSTVFPNFSDRVALKPIQDSQMEYTVQQALFCTSGVVSSIPVPLAGRGLCQHQVSSDAYKAKVSTALTSDGNMKIYKDSTHLVFTSRKQEEEVASFRNIYLASDHSQSTENTPSLLHNQNDTKQTNNGSGMNNNSELTSDSKGVNTFSGTMVDMIVNEAYEAITSSRVTKAVEEYTDFLTRKIIDKKPFVQCVDEDFPKDVFADHLAKYVIKQSVDRSKTALCNTSENVACNVSSQTYGDIGRKEQCVMKRQEAEKKSNVSIVVEQQHMPLNNPCKFLLTPTHSFQRSSECKDCWQKQKGHRFSSKSPPPCSAVTLARHVLEDFTDTGSCSTSCLNKPSKNHDPQKPSLGPLTYRQSDCFLHANSFSSVMFGSEDVLQVEDKSSLKDGNTSAMPDTPPPTPLVACQGSSERNLRKLSKKLKGELAKEFAPATPPSTPYNPSVTGLSETEHDSLENEEFMLKLMRSLSEEVESSEDEDHSDMPIGKEEHSEKTVQYADCLASRIISIATEMAASHLDGKTHERETDGQVQLGVQSKETCSFLWNFAGDMAGKVINEAKKIVKSRHCKLLSLNPVNCQVDRLYMRKGGKDYGSKGWCGPVREQWLGERDSSVLPLPQGSSMTGLTSKYPSCESVTDEYADHIIRVLKREGGNAELLMDQYASRLVYRSIKSGLQQAARKNKLRYNRKTFSGQNAQVNGELEIKAVNKDAVQQVKSGTHCCEDQTSKSSVSTQRTDYTELLHFSESLARSITCDVRKKLKVSGACLPKSLTDSCLYKKTEFDEVTEGLIKRRFSRTFLPFSPDHKLYHSTGSLNENGYSEGIIQAIEQYARKVADDTLEMSLESAVLHVAENRKNGDRLSYTEKLSPFSGTICRCCSMKEHRYHTESTSHHLPVQESSIPVRHFLHSGLGGSCQKSRVFQLDIPKIHVDIEQKTVFSDKGATAAVEKAEGELNYTTLTADSGIGQEGVSFAESLTTEIMTSAMTNIGQAVNISSVGREGFHSVESIVSQQLSHSIGDDSTGSWSNLSFEDEHPDESSSFLHLSDSDGTEDKDEDSKDAVEGMEQIRKILAIVNIDLEPNLVDPQLRAALQWLAASETEVSELHFHDAATREFVSLSRRLRERDWKVGDLLQAVLKYCEMIEKVSDGEQALNMSLVGWLLENV